From a single Mangifera indica cultivar Alphonso chromosome 19, CATAS_Mindica_2.1, whole genome shotgun sequence genomic region:
- the LOC123203207 gene encoding disease resistance protein RPV1-like yields MASSSRAVGSRKHDVFLSFCGEDTRITFASTLHGVLKRENIDVFIDDELNRGEEISLSVVTAIEESMISVIIFSKGYGSSRWCLEELVKIMKCNKTQKLSIMPVFYHIDPSEVRNQTGTFGDGFARLVGSFDEEKLKKLQMTEEQFKEKVHAWKNALTDAANISGRTSDRKTFLMQLKAYV; encoded by the coding sequence ATGGCTTCTTCTTCCAGAGCTGTTGGATCGAGGAAGCATGATGTTTTCCTCAGTTTCTGTGGCGAGGACACCCGGATCACATTTGCCAGTACTTTACATGGAGTTTTGAAGCGGGAAAATATAGATGTTTTCATTGATGATGAACTTAACAGAGGAGAGGAGATTTCGTTATCTGTTGTGACTGCAATTGAAGAATCAATGATTTCAGTTATAATTTTCTCGAAAGGTTATGGGTCTTCAAGATGGTGTCTTGAAGAACTTGTGAAGATCATGAAGTGCAACAAAACGCAAAAACTGTCGATAATGCCAGTTTTCTATCACATAGATCCATCAGAAGTAAGGAATCAAACTGGAACTTTTGGAGATGGCTTTGCCAGGCTTGTAGGAAGTTTTGATgaggagaaactaaagaagctacAAATGACAGAAGAACAATTCAAGGAAAAGGTTCATGCATGGAAGAACGCTTTGACAGACGCAGCCAACATATCAGGCAGGACATCAGATCGGAAAAC